A single genomic interval of Armigeres subalbatus isolate Guangzhou_Male chromosome 1, GZ_Asu_2, whole genome shotgun sequence harbors:
- the LOC134206920 gene encoding uncharacterized protein LOC134206920, with protein MGHMEKIREEDFSGAALYFLPHHAVLKPDSTTTKLRVVFDATCKTSSGLSLNDGLMIGPVVQDDLISIHAHFRLHRIGIVADVTKMYRMIKMCPRDQKLQLILWRNSTDEPIEVFQLMTVTYGTASAPFLATRCMVQLAEDGEATHPGAAERFLRRRYDHWRRQPRDNPRQL; from the coding sequence ATGGGGCACATGGAAAAAATACGCGAAGAAGATTTCTCTGGGGCGGCACTCTACTTTTTGCCTCATCACGCCGTCTTGAAGCCGGATAGCACAACAACAAAGTTGCGGGTAGTATTTGATGCTACGTGCAAAACTTCGTCTGGTCTTTCGCTCAACGACGGGCTAATGATTGGCCCTGTGGTCCAGGACGACTTAATCTCGATTCATGCTCATTTCCGTCTGCACCGGATCGGCATTGTGGCCGATGTTACAAAAATGTATCGGATGATCAAGATGTGCCCACGTGATCAAAAATTGCAGCTGATTTTGTGGAGGAACAGCACCGACGAACCTATCGAAGTGTTTCAGCTCATGACCGTTACGTACGGCACCGCTTCCGCTCCTTTTCTAGCTACACGTTGTATGGTTCAGCTAGCAGAAGACGGAGAAGCTACACATCCAGGTGCTGCGGAAAGATTTTTACGTCGACGATATGATCACTGGCGTCGACAACCCCGTGACAACCCCCGACAACTCTAA
- the LOC134206917 gene encoding uncharacterized protein LOC134206917: MDKFTYLRSSLSGEALQEINSVQMSDVNYVIAWEMLEKRYENKKLIVKAHLDSLFSIEPIRREGYEPLSRLIGDFDKHLLMLDKFHEPGCIDLIIGAVHYLDLLTDGRQKIADEGPSLQNTVFGWIVSGRIVDHAATVTQAATYSCTHASLDEQLAKFWELENCHTSSTQSVEETAFEAFFDQTTVRDDQGRFVVTLPKRDYLIRQLGESEGTAIRRFLGLERRFQQNSELKVSYADFIREYVQLGNMVQVPVSTSEDTTTLPVCYLPHHAVFKLDSTTTKLSVVFDASCKTSSGVSLNDALIVGPVIQDDLISITLRFRLLSVAIVADVEKM, translated from the exons ATGGACAAATTTACCTACCTGCGGTCATCGCTCAGTGGTGAGGCTCTCCAGGAGATAAATTCCGTACAAATGTCCGACGTTAACTACGTAATTGCTTGGGAGATGTTGGAAAagcgatatgaaaacaaaaaattaataGTAAAGGCTCATCTCGATTCGCTGTTTTCTATCGAACCAATACGTCGGGAAGGATATGAGCCGCTGAGTCGTCTAATTGGTGACTTCGACAAACATCTTCTCATGCTAGATAAG TTTCATGAGCCAGGCTGCATTGATCTAATAATTGGTGCAGTGCATTATCTGGATCTGCTAACAGACGGTCGGCAGAAAATTGCAGATGAAGGACCTTCACTGCAAAATACAGTATTCGGGTGGATAGTGTCAGGTCGCATAGTCGATCATGCAGCGACAGTAACACAAGCTGCAACATATTCCTGCACTCATGCGAGCCTGGACGAGCAGTTGGCAAAGTTCTGGGAATTAGAAAACTGTCATACTAGTAGCACTCAGTCCGTTGAGGAGACAGCCTTTGAAGCATTCTTTGATCAAACCACCGTTCGTGATGACCAAGGCAGATTTGTTGTCACATTGCCGAAAAGAGACTACCTCATAAGGCAGCTTGGAGAATCAGAAGGAACGGCAATTAGGAGATTCTTGGGCTTGGAGAGAAGGTTTCAACAGAATTCGGAGCTGAAGGTTTCGTATGCGGATTTCATCAGGGAGTATGTGCAGCTGGGCAACATGGTGCAAGTTCCAGTGTCAACGTCGGAGGACACTACAACCCTACCAGTATGCTATCTTCCTCATCACGCTGTCTTCAAACTAGATAGCACCACAACTAAGCTAAGCGTTGTGTTTGATGCTTCGTGTAAAACTAGCAGTGGAGTATCACTAAACGATGCGTTAATAGTAGGCCCTGTCATACAGGATGATCTTATCTCCATCACGCTTCGATTTCGTCTGTTGAGTGTGGCCATAGTAGCGGACGTGGAAAAAATGTAA
- the LOC134206919 gene encoding uncharacterized protein LOC134206919 — MIQVQHQDRRLQRIIYRDSPDEPIKTYELTTVTYGTASAPYLATKCLQSLADEGVSSYPRASKVLKEDFYVEDMLTGANDVEEAKNLASEIVQLTASGGFNLRKWNSNSTQLLAQLPAELLDSRATLELDSSSSPVKTLGLQWEPQSDRFRYDSPHWSNDTVPTKRIVLAEAARLFDPLGIIGPVVVIAKVFLQELWKQNCGWDDPLPDRMQLFWQEYRLNLTALSSLSVPRWIGYRTESAMLEIHGFCDASDKAYGACIYTRCTLLNAYR, encoded by the coding sequence ATGATACAAGTGCAACATCAAGATCGGCGTCTACAGCGCATTATATATCGCGATTCTCCTGATGAACCAATTAAAACGTACGAGTTGACAACTGTCACGTACGGGACAGCATCAGCTCCTTATCTGGCGACAAAGTGTCTCCAGAGCCTAGCAGATGAAGGGGTTTCTTCGTATCCACGCGCATCCAAGGTATTGAAGGAAGACTTTTATGTTGAAGATATGTTGACAGGGGCAAATGACGTCGAAGAAGCGAAGAATCTGGCGTCAGAAATTGTTCAACTAACAGCATCGGGAGGTTTTAATTTGCGCAAATGGAACTCCAACTCTACACAATTGTTGGCTCAACTGCCGGCAGAACTATTGGATAGTCGGGCGACGTTAGAACTAGATTCATCATCTTCTCCAGTTAAGACGTTGGGACTCCAGTGGGAACCACAGTCAGACAGATTTCGATACGATTCTCCACACTGGAGCAATGACACCGTTCCTACTAAACGCATTGTACTTGCCGAAGCCGCTCGTCTTTTTGATCCATTAGGAATAATTGGACCCGTAGTCGTCATAGCTAAGGTTTTCCTACAAGAACTGTGGAAGCAGAATTGCGGATGGGACGATCCGTTACCAGACAGGATGCAGTTGTTTTGGCAGGAGTATAGACTGAATTTGACTGCTCTATCGTCGCTTTCTGTTCCACGGTGGATTGGATACCGGACCGAATCAGCGATGCTGGAAATACACGGGTTTTGCGACGCGTCTGACAAGGCCTATGGAGCCTGCATCTATACACGTTGCACCCTATTGAATGCATATCGGTAG